The following coding sequences are from one Methanohalophilus halophilus window:
- the cobN gene encoding cobaltochelatase subunit CobN has product MSLLVLSVLMMLAVAMPAVSASENMININNVTSNENGTFVMSDIPYGEYELYATNYSESRGSWKWYKGKVGIEINGSDLSNVLLEIDDDSPVDENRINSYLDGHNISGRTYSTGMGNEYNKSSDIVLLTSDSSTFVANTTSNANGNFVMSDIPYGEYELYATNYSESRGSWKWYKGKVGIEINGTDLSNVLLEIDDDSPVDENRINSYLDGHNISGRTYSTGMGNEYNKSSDIVLLTSDSSTFVANTTSNANGNFVMSDIPYGEYELYATNYSESRGSWKWYKGKVDIEINGTDLSNVLLEIDDDSPVDENRINSYLDGYTLSGRTYSTGMGNEYNKSSDVLLLKKLSSSAPPLVNVSIITGYSSYEPQLESLVGRINNDSTLNLSVSYHLPSTIDDETDLSNVDVIYAKMFTDSADKIEDEVNSAISNGTIVITDNAALNENIPDKFSEEDEVVIREYLEDYWKYGATEESNFDNLIYYLARTFMDRDDLDVKAPDGSPKAIYHPNMTEKSYFTPNATEYFDWYRNREEGHSFDENSSTVGLMFYSSYYPERMDPFDSLIDKLESKNINVVPCYGSSSDHVDSFFNHTPETKVDLILSSTYRSQYFDVENLGVPVMNTVTNGYMNLTEWKETSSPLPNTYMIRLYRPETWGWIDPIMIASTETDSQGNEIYEPVDSQVEWLVDRAEAQTNLSAKDHSDKKVAILYYNHGAGKNNIGASYLEVVPSISNLLGAMANESYDVENSSIPNKTELVDLFVTQGTNIGTWAPGELEDLVETDKVELIPEHTYKKWFDALPEERKEEVTDRWGEAPGEIMVYEDDSGDRFVVIPKIEISDNVILAPQPTRGWLQDNDALYHASDLPPHHQYIAFYLWMQNEFNADVMVNMGRHGTVEWLPGKEFGLFREEWPALMTGDIPVVYPYVMDGMGEGMQAKRRGNAVIIDHLIPPVVRSGSYGNYSELNDKITQYNALSSDPDMQEKRFNEIVNLTYELHLDERVNMTPAGSEDDEMRDHFLDELDDVLRELRTTSMPYGLHILGNAPEGEQLSEMVCSMLGQDFKDEAALYNTSEDAPVLLLDLILNQEISFNESQEQVLGAGNTSATMDDYLSTATEYADKLSQSENETSQVLNAMDGKYVKSNLGGDPILRPDALPSGRNFYAFDEQLIPTKQAWELGKKMANETLEAYTPEIEGDYPQKTAFILWAGESTRHEGVMESEILYLLGVRPVWDDDGDEVEDVELIPSSELGRPRIDVLIQISGLYRDTFPHKVELIDKAVYLAYNAPDNGYDGTKDEERPAAEYISYDPVENTNYVRENTNNIYDGLNATLQNETASMNIALLRIFGPEDGSYGTGMANAVSASDTWENNTELADLYMDKMSNAYGEYVWGESMEEIASQWDVADNSIDNEEVFNDNLEDVGAIFHSRSSNTYGAMDTDDFFQYFGGLSLVVSEASGTTPETYVMNLQNPDAEKIETLSTYLSREIVTRYLNPGWIEGMQQHGFEGAGMMGSFLENLWGWEALNPDLIDDYVWDDVYDTYFTGDNSEWIKGTNSYEYQSMTARMLETARKGGWDASDEQLKSLVSEYVETIAETGDVTCCHHTCGNPALKEYVDGYLSMPGVVDESTAEQYREIMDEAIQPANSQVLKSSSSSSGGVGSAQIVNASTTGTASNQTTFTSDGGYSESAQEPTPDSAESSSDYVEGYEMTKENPRNEESGISSFSGADIVGTLLVLAGVGAMYAGFRRRQL; this is encoded by the coding sequence ATGAGTCTATTAGTTTTAAGTGTATTGATGATGCTGGCAGTGGCAATGCCGGCGGTATCGGCTTCCGAAAATATGATAAATATCAATAATGTTACCAGTAATGAAAATGGTACTTTTGTTATGTCTGACATCCCTTATGGTGAATATGAATTATATGCCACCAATTATTCTGAGAGTAGGGGTAGCTGGAAATGGTACAAAGGAAAGGTTGGCATTGAGATAAATGGTTCAGACCTTTCCAATGTACTTCTTGAAATAGATGATGATTCACCAGTCGATGAAAACCGTATAAATTCCTATCTGGATGGCCATAATATATCTGGTCGCACCTACAGTACCGGCATGGGCAACGAATACAACAAATCCAGTGATATTGTCCTTCTCACCAGTGATTCATCAACTTTTGTCGCGAACACCACCAGTAATGCCAATGGTAATTTTGTTATGTCTGACATCCCCTATGGTGAATATGAGTTATATGCCACCAATTATTCTGAGAGTAGGGGTAGCTGGAAATGGTACAAAGGAAAGGTTGGCATTGAGATAAATGGTACAGACCTTTCCAATGTACTTCTTGAAATAGATGATGATTCACCAGTCGATGAAAACCGTATAAATTCCTATCTGGATGGCCATAATATATCTGGTCGCACCTACAGTACCGGCATGGGCAACGAATACAACAAATCCAGTGATATTGTCCTTCTCACCAGTGATTCATCAACTTTTGTCGCGAACACCACCAGTAATGCCAATGGTAATTTTGTTATGTCTGATATCCCCTATGGTGAATATGAGTTATATGCAACCAATTATTCAGAGAGTAGGGGTAGCTGGAAATGGTACAAAGGAAAGGTTGACATTGAGATAAATGGTACGGACCTTTCTAATGTACTTCTTGAAATAGATGATGATTCCCCAGTCGATGAAAACCGTATAAATTCCTATCTGGATGGCTATACCTTATCTGGTCGCACCTACAGTACCGGCATGGGCAACGAATACAACAAATCCAGTGATGTATTGTTGTTGAAAAAACTCTCTTCCTCTGCTCCGCCTTTAGTAAATGTTTCCATAATAACGGGCTATTCAAGCTACGAACCCCAGTTAGAAAGTCTGGTAGGCAGAATCAACAATGATTCAACTCTTAATTTAAGTGTGTCATATCATTTACCATCTACAATTGATGATGAAACCGATTTGAGTAACGTGGATGTAATTTATGCAAAAATGTTTACTGATAGCGCTGATAAGATCGAAGATGAGGTGAATTCAGCAATATCTAATGGAACAATAGTTATCACAGATAATGCTGCCTTGAATGAAAATATTCCAGATAAGTTCTCGGAGGAAGATGAGGTAGTTATCAGAGAATACCTTGAAGATTACTGGAAATACGGGGCAACTGAGGAGTCTAATTTTGATAATCTAATATATTATCTTGCCAGAACATTTATGGACAGGGATGATCTTGATGTCAAAGCTCCTGATGGTTCTCCAAAAGCCATCTATCATCCCAATATGACTGAAAAATCCTATTTCACTCCGAATGCCACAGAATATTTTGACTGGTATCGCAACAGGGAAGAGGGGCATTCCTTTGATGAAAATTCTTCGACCGTTGGGCTCATGTTTTACAGTTCCTATTATCCGGAACGTATGGATCCTTTTGATTCCCTCATAGACAAACTTGAATCAAAGAACATTAATGTGGTTCCTTGCTACGGATCAAGCAGTGATCATGTGGATTCCTTTTTCAATCATACACCTGAAACCAAAGTGGACCTTATTCTATCGTCCACCTACCGCAGCCAGTATTTTGATGTTGAAAACCTGGGTGTGCCGGTGATGAATACGGTTACCAACGGTTACATGAATCTGACCGAATGGAAAGAGACAAGTTCCCCCTTGCCGAATACCTATATGATAAGGCTATACAGGCCTGAAACCTGGGGCTGGATAGATCCGATAATGATTGCTTCTACAGAAACCGATTCCCAGGGTAATGAAATATATGAACCTGTTGATAGTCAGGTTGAGTGGCTTGTTGATCGGGCAGAAGCTCAGACGAATCTTTCTGCAAAAGACCACTCGGATAAGAAGGTCGCAATCCTCTACTATAACCATGGTGCAGGAAAGAACAATATTGGTGCCTCCTATCTGGAAGTTGTACCGAGTATCAGCAATCTGCTTGGGGCAATGGCAAACGAAAGTTATGATGTAGAAAACTCGAGCATCCCCAACAAAACCGAACTTGTAGACCTTTTTGTAACACAGGGTACCAATATCGGTACGTGGGCACCCGGTGAACTGGAAGATCTTGTAGAAACAGACAAGGTGGAATTAATTCCCGAGCACACTTACAAAAAATGGTTTGATGCTCTTCCTGAAGAACGCAAAGAGGAAGTAACGGATAGATGGGGTGAGGCTCCCGGGGAAATAATGGTCTATGAAGATGATTCGGGTGACCGCTTCGTTGTAATTCCAAAGATAGAGATCAGTGACAATGTTATCCTTGCACCCCAGCCAACACGAGGCTGGCTGCAGGACAATGACGCCCTCTACCATGCCTCGGATCTCCCTCCGCATCATCAGTACATAGCCTTTTACCTATGGATGCAGAATGAATTTAATGCAGATGTTATGGTAAACATGGGCAGACACGGTACTGTTGAGTGGTTGCCGGGTAAGGAATTTGGCCTTTTCAGGGAAGAATGGCCGGCTCTTATGACCGGAGATATACCGGTTGTCTATCCTTATGTAATGGATGGAATGGGAGAAGGTATGCAGGCCAAACGCAGAGGCAATGCAGTGATTATAGACCACCTGATCCCGCCTGTGGTGAGGTCTGGAAGCTATGGTAATTATTCTGAGTTAAATGATAAGATTACTCAGTACAATGCACTTTCCAGTGATCCTGATATGCAGGAAAAACGTTTTAACGAAATCGTAAATCTGACATATGAGTTACATTTGGATGAACGAGTCAATATGACACCTGCAGGGTCAGAGGATGATGAAATGAGAGATCATTTCCTAGACGAACTCGATGATGTTCTCAGGGAGCTAAGGACGACTTCGATGCCCTATGGTCTTCACATCCTGGGCAATGCACCAGAAGGTGAGCAACTCAGTGAAATGGTCTGTTCCATGCTTGGTCAGGATTTCAAGGATGAGGCCGCTCTCTACAATACTTCAGAGGATGCACCGGTGCTACTTCTGGACCTTATCCTGAATCAGGAAATAAGTTTCAACGAATCACAGGAGCAGGTACTTGGAGCTGGCAACACGTCAGCGACAATGGATGATTATCTTTCTACTGCGACAGAATATGCCGACAAGTTGTCTCAGAGTGAAAATGAAACATCACAGGTACTCAATGCTATGGATGGCAAATACGTCAAATCCAACCTGGGAGGAGACCCCATACTTCGTCCAGACGCCCTTCCTTCTGGAAGGAATTTCTATGCCTTCGATGAACAGCTAATCCCGACAAAACAGGCATGGGAGCTTGGAAAGAAGATGGCCAATGAGACCCTGGAAGCGTATACTCCAGAAATTGAAGGTGATTATCCACAGAAGACAGCCTTCATTCTATGGGCAGGTGAATCTACCCGTCACGAAGGTGTGATGGAGTCTGAGATCCTGTACCTGCTTGGTGTCAGGCCAGTCTGGGACGATGATGGTGACGAGGTTGAGGATGTCGAACTGATCCCGTCCTCTGAGCTGGGAAGACCACGCATAGACGTACTTATACAAATATCCGGGCTTTACAGGGATACTTTCCCGCATAAAGTGGAACTGATAGACAAGGCTGTCTATCTTGCCTACAACGCACCGGATAACGGCTATGATGGCACTAAGGATGAAGAGCGACCTGCAGCTGAATATATTTCCTACGACCCGGTGGAAAATACTAACTACGTGAGAGAGAACACCAACAATATCTATGATGGTTTAAACGCTACATTGCAAAACGAAACTGCCTCAATGAACATTGCTTTGCTTAGAATCTTCGGACCTGAGGATGGTTCCTACGGAACGGGTATGGCCAATGCAGTTTCGGCAAGTGATACCTGGGAAAACAACACCGAACTTGCCGACCTCTACATGGACAAGATGAGCAATGCTTATGGTGAGTATGTCTGGGGAGAAAGTATGGAGGAAATTGCCAGCCAGTGGGATGTGGCGGATAATTCGATCGACAATGAAGAGGTATTTAATGACAATTTGGAAGATGTCGGGGCAATTTTTCACAGTCGCAGTTCTAACACCTATGGTGCAATGGACACGGATGATTTCTTCCAGTATTTCGGAGGTTTGAGTCTGGTGGTCAGTGAAGCTTCCGGCACGACACCGGAAACATACGTAATGAATCTGCAAAACCCAGATGCTGAAAAGATAGAGACACTGAGCACCTATCTTTCCAGGGAAATTGTTACGAGGTACCTGAATCCTGGCTGGATTGAAGGCATGCAACAGCACGGCTTTGAAGGTGCCGGAATGATGGGTAGTTTCCTTGAGAATCTCTGGGGATGGGAAGCCCTTAATCCGGACTTGATAGATGACTATGTCTGGGATGATGTGTATGACACATATTTCACAGGAGATAACAGTGAATGGATAAAAGGAACCAATTCCTATGAATACCAGTCCATGACGGCCAGAATGCTTGAAACTGCCCGTAAGGGTGGCTGGGATGCATCGGATGAACAACTCAAGTCCCTTGTGAGCGAGTATGTGGAAACTATAGCTGAAACTGGTGATGTCACTTGCTGTCATCACACATGTGGTAACCCTGCTTTGAAGGAATATGTAGATGGTTACCTGTCCATGCCAGGTGTTGTCGATGAATCAACTGCCGAACAATACAGGGAGATAATGGATGAAGCTATACAACCTGCAAATTCACAGGTTTTGAAGTCTTCATCTTCCAGTAGTGGTGGTGTAGGCAGTGCACAGATTGTGAATGCTTCAACCACAGGTACTGCTTCTAATCAGACAACTTTCACTTCTGATGGTGGCTATAGTGAATCCGCACAGGAACCGACACCTGATTCTGCAGAATCCAGCAGTGATTATGTGGAAGGATATGAAATGACCAAGGAAAATCCCAGAAACGAGGAATCCGGTATCTCATCCTTCTCAGGTGCTGACATCGTGGGAACCCTACTGGTGCTTGCGGGTGTGGGTGCAATGTATGCTGGTTTCAGAAGAAGACAGCTATAA
- a CDS encoding aspartate-semialdehyde dehydrogenase, producing the protein MSYKIGIMGATGAVGREIIEVLNNRKFPVEELKLYASQRSAGKVMETPFGEITIGNAEMADYSELDIAFFAISGSWSKANARKATDAGCHVIDNSSAFRYDDNVPLVVPEINAHAIGDSKLIANPNCTTAIAAIPLYTLHKEYGLKKVIISTYQATSGAGAAGMNELINETKNYLEDKEVNHEAFVHPIVFNTIPHIDSFQENDYTREEMKVVWETHKIFEEPDIPISCTCVRIPTLRVHGESIVIETEKPISPNESKKLLSSVEGVELKDDIENNVYPMPLTATQKCDVEVGRIRQNIVFGDHGLEFFVCGDQILKGAALNAVQIAEKLE; encoded by the coding sequence ATGAGTTACAAGATTGGAATTATGGGTGCTACCGGTGCGGTAGGCAGAGAAATAATCGAAGTATTAAATAACAGGAAGTTCCCCGTAGAAGAATTGAAACTCTACGCATCACAGAGGAGCGCCGGCAAGGTAATGGAGACTCCTTTCGGGGAAATTACCATCGGGAATGCGGAAATGGCAGATTACTCCGAACTTGATATTGCCTTTTTCGCAATCAGTGGCTCGTGGAGCAAGGCAAATGCCAGAAAAGCAACCGATGCAGGATGCCATGTAATCGACAACAGTAGTGCTTTCAGGTATGATGACAACGTGCCCCTTGTGGTTCCGGAGATCAATGCCCATGCCATCGGGGATTCAAAACTGATTGCAAACCCCAACTGTACAACCGCAATTGCAGCCATCCCCCTTTATACCCTCCATAAAGAATATGGCCTGAAGAAGGTAATCATCAGTACCTACCAGGCAACCAGCGGAGCCGGAGCTGCCGGGATGAATGAATTAATCAATGAGACAAAGAACTATCTTGAAGATAAAGAGGTAAACCATGAGGCCTTTGTCCACCCCATAGTTTTCAACACAATTCCACATATTGACAGTTTTCAGGAGAATGATTACACCCGCGAGGAGATGAAGGTAGTCTGGGAAACCCACAAAATATTTGAGGAGCCCGATATCCCGATCAGTTGTACCTGTGTGAGAATCCCGACCCTGAGAGTCCACGGGGAAAGCATTGTTATCGAAACTGAAAAACCGATTTCACCGAATGAGTCCAAAAAACTGTTGTCATCGGTTGAAGGTGTTGAATTGAAGGATGATATCGAGAACAATGTGTACCCGATGCCATTGACAGCCACCCAGAAATGCGATGTGGAGGTCGGCAGGATAAGGCAGAACATCGTATTCGGTGACCACGGCCTGGAATTCTTTGTCTGCGGTGACCAGATCCTCAAAGGTGCTGCCCTGAATGCAGTACAGATTGCCGAAAAACTTGAGTGA
- a CDS encoding DUF362 domain-containing protein — MKSKVFFVDLKVSRDCENTIQKIKRLYDAAGLDSIVNEGELTAVKLHFGERGNEGFISPVNVRQVVDKIHSSGAKAYLTDTNTLYSGYRHNAIDHLTTAIEHGFGYEVTRAPLIIADGLLGNSFRQVPIKGKHFNSVKIASELLDCQSMIVMSHFKGHGLAGFGGAIKNLAMGGGSVAGKMEQHKGLHPQIDAESCNGCATCVEVCPCDAMEINSDNTSNIDDDKCIGCGECMTVCPVEAIDFNYANIPDFMEMISEYALGTVAKRQDKIGYMNFLVRITPDCDCVPWSDTPLVPDIGILASTDPVAIDQASLDLVNKQQGFTASKLEENMEPGGDKFTGVWKNSMGDIQLSYGEELGLGSREYELIEI; from the coding sequence ATGAAAAGCAAAGTCTTTTTTGTCGACCTGAAAGTAAGCAGAGATTGTGAGAATACAATCCAGAAGATCAAAAGGCTTTACGATGCAGCGGGTTTGGATAGCATCGTCAATGAAGGAGAACTCACAGCTGTTAAACTGCATTTCGGGGAAAGGGGAAATGAAGGCTTCATAAGCCCTGTTAATGTGAGACAGGTTGTGGATAAGATCCATTCTTCGGGTGCAAAGGCCTATCTTACCGATACAAATACCCTGTATTCAGGATATCGTCACAATGCTATAGACCATCTTACAACAGCAATTGAACATGGATTTGGTTACGAGGTCACCCGGGCACCATTGATAATTGCAGATGGATTGCTGGGCAACAGTTTCCGTCAGGTACCAATCAAGGGCAAACATTTTAACAGTGTGAAAATTGCATCCGAATTGCTGGATTGTCAGAGTATGATTGTGATGTCCCATTTCAAAGGCCATGGACTTGCAGGTTTTGGTGGGGCAATCAAAAACCTGGCAATGGGAGGAGGATCCGTAGCCGGCAAAATGGAGCAGCACAAGGGTCTTCATCCACAAATTGATGCAGAAAGCTGTAACGGATGCGCAACCTGTGTGGAAGTATGCCCCTGCGATGCAATGGAGATCAATAGCGATAATACATCCAATATCGATGATGACAAGTGTATAGGATGCGGAGAATGCATGACAGTCTGCCCGGTCGAGGCAATTGATTTTAATTATGCCAATATACCCGACTTCATGGAAATGATTTCCGAATATGCCCTTGGTACTGTTGCCAAAAGGCAGGATAAAATAGGTTATATGAATTTCCTTGTCCGCATCACACCCGACTGTGATTGTGTGCCCTGGAGTGATACACCTCTTGTACCGGATATCGGTATCCTGGCCTCTACAGACCCTGTGGCCATCGACCAGGCAAGCCTGGACCTTGTAAACAAGCAGCAAGGATTTACTGCATCCAAACTGGAAGAGAATATGGAACCCGGAGGGGACAAGTTTACAGGTGTCTGGAAGAACAGCATGGGAGATATCCAGTTAAGTTACGGAGAAGAACTCGGACTTGGAAGTCGGGAGTATGAACTTATCGAAATCTGA
- the acsC gene encoding acetyl-CoA decarbonylase/synthase complex subunit gamma, translated as MKINSPLDAYKYLPGTNCGRCGEDTCMAFASHLIDRSKSAEDCLPMVEEDKYAKKLEELEKLLAPEIREVTIGTGEKSVTIGGDDVLFRHKLTFFNKTAYAYDVTDTMDDKELEERINTIQTFKKFYVGEFLTLDMVAVRCVSGKPETFADTVKKVIGLTELPLVLCSFDTAVLKAALEVAADKKPLMYAANQENWKEVAGLAKEYEVPVTLFTPNDLDLLKSMAKTFAEMGIEELVLDPGTFPTGKEMKTTFENFLKIRRAGIGGDGEVAYPIMAVPLTAWMAYDDDVSASYWETVVASVLTVKYGDIMIMHSIEPYALLPEMHLRDTIYTDPRKPVTVDPGVWEVGSPTADSPIIVTTNFALTYYTVESDISSNKIDCYIVVADTEGIGVEAAVAGGQLTADKIKKTLENAKFDLKEKTSYNTVILPGLSARLQGDVEDKVGSKVLIGPADSGRLPGWLEKNWPPQDK; from the coding sequence ATGAAGATTAATAGCCCCCTTGATGCTTACAAATACCTGCCGGGAACAAACTGTGGCAGGTGCGGTGAAGATACATGCATGGCCTTTGCCTCACATCTTATCGACCGTTCCAAAAGTGCCGAAGACTGTCTGCCCATGGTAGAGGAAGACAAATATGCCAAGAAACTCGAGGAACTGGAAAAGCTGCTTGCCCCGGAGATCAGGGAAGTTACCATTGGCACTGGCGAAAAATCAGTCACCATTGGTGGAGATGATGTCCTTTTCCGTCATAAATTGACCTTTTTCAACAAGACGGCCTATGCATACGATGTCACCGACACTATGGATGACAAGGAACTTGAGGAAAGAATCAATACCATCCAGACTTTCAAGAAATTCTATGTGGGAGAATTCCTTACACTCGATATGGTGGCGGTACGTTGTGTATCCGGCAAGCCCGAAACTTTTGCCGACACCGTGAAAAAGGTAATCGGACTTACAGAATTACCTCTTGTACTCTGTTCTTTTGATACGGCAGTATTAAAAGCCGCCCTGGAAGTAGCAGCAGACAAAAAGCCACTAATGTATGCAGCCAATCAGGAGAACTGGAAGGAAGTTGCTGGTCTTGCAAAGGAATACGAGGTGCCTGTAACCCTGTTCACACCGAATGACCTGGACCTGCTCAAGTCAATGGCAAAGACATTTGCAGAAATGGGAATAGAGGAACTTGTACTTGACCCGGGAACATTCCCCACAGGCAAGGAAATGAAGACAACGTTCGAAAATTTCCTGAAGATCAGAAGAGCAGGCATAGGCGGGGATGGCGAAGTTGCCTATCCGATAATGGCCGTTCCCCTGACTGCATGGATGGCCTACGATGATGATGTCAGTGCATCCTACTGGGAAACTGTGGTAGCCTCCGTGCTCACTGTAAAGTACGGCGACATTATGATAATGCATAGCATAGAGCCTTATGCATTGCTGCCGGAGATGCATCTGAGAGATACTATTTACACGGACCCAAGAAAACCTGTAACTGTTGATCCGGGTGTATGGGAGGTCGGTTCACCTACTGCCGATTCACCAATTATAGTGACCACCAACTTCGCCCTCACCTACTATACTGTTGAGAGTGATATTTCTTCCAACAAGATAGACTGCTACATCGTGGTAGCGGATACTGAGGGTATAGGTGTGGAGGCCGCTGTTGCCGGTGGACAGCTGACGGCAGACAAGATCAAGAAGACTCTGGAAAATGCCAAGTTTGACCTGAAGGAAAAGACAAGCTACAACACCGTCATCCTGCCCGGCCTGTCTGCACGCCTGCAGGGTGATGTCGAGGACAAGGTGGGTTCAAAGGTACTCATTGGACCAGCAGACTCCGGCAGACTTCCAGGATGGCTGGAGAAAAACTGGCCACCACAGGATAAATAA
- the cdhD gene encoding CO dehydrogenase/acetyl-CoA synthase subunit delta yields the protein MSDKLKLSDLNSILKDLDVESLEGVTIEGDIELDIQGGGGMNPAMAYALGHEAAQISLHVANIARMLGYPVDQLFAQCLGAGGETAALQAEPAIEELMQAKFDVARSSEWNTPIQEVTLGATSADGGSRGHTITLGGEKAMPFYFDAEMPNRNYVTMDVFDMPISMAKSVKSNYEDVMGDPAEWAKKVVNEYNADMVTIHLISTDPLINDTPAKEAAKVVEDVLQAVNVPIVIGGSGNPQKDPEVLEKAAEVAEGERALLASASLNLDYERVAKAATDYGHAVLSWTQLEINAQKELNRKLMKQCNVPRDSIVMDPTTAALGYGLDYAYSNMERIRLSALMGDDELNFPMSSGTTNAWGARESWMKESPLKEDSDWGPREYRGPIWEIVTGLSLALAGNDMFMMMHPTSVQVLKEITQTLYGNIEAKTPDITNWITAEV from the coding sequence ATGTCAGATAAACTCAAACTTTCAGACCTTAATAGTATCTTAAAAGACCTCGATGTGGAATCCCTGGAAGGGGTTACTATCGAAGGTGACATAGAACTTGATATACAGGGAGGCGGGGGAATGAATCCGGCTATGGCTTATGCCCTTGGCCATGAAGCCGCCCAGATCTCCCTTCATGTGGCAAACATCGCCAGAATGCTGGGCTATCCTGTAGACCAGCTCTTTGCACAGTGTCTTGGAGCCGGAGGAGAAACTGCGGCATTACAGGCAGAACCTGCAATAGAGGAACTGATGCAGGCCAAATTCGATGTTGCCAGAAGTAGCGAATGGAATACACCTATCCAGGAAGTAACCCTCGGTGCAACTTCCGCAGACGGAGGAAGCCGTGGCCACACAATAACTTTGGGTGGCGAAAAGGCAATGCCATTCTATTTTGATGCAGAAATGCCCAACCGTAATTATGTCACAATGGATGTTTTTGACATGCCCATCTCAATGGCAAAATCTGTCAAATCCAATTACGAAGACGTTATGGGAGACCCTGCAGAATGGGCAAAAAAGGTTGTCAATGAGTATAATGCGGATATGGTTACAATTCACCTGATTTCTACAGACCCTCTTATCAATGATACTCCTGCAAAGGAGGCTGCAAAGGTAGTAGAGGATGTATTACAGGCAGTTAATGTGCCTATCGTAATCGGTGGTTCAGGAAATCCACAGAAAGACCCTGAAGTACTCGAAAAAGCCGCAGAGGTTGCCGAAGGAGAACGTGCACTGCTTGCATCCGCAAGTCTTAACCTGGATTATGAAAGGGTGGCAAAGGCAGCAACGGATTACGGTCATGCAGTCCTTTCCTGGACCCAGCTTGAAATCAATGCTCAGAAAGAACTCAACCGTAAACTCATGAAGCAGTGTAATGTCCCACGTGACAGCATTGTGATGGATCCGACAACAGCAGCCTTGGGATACGGTCTTGACTATGCTTACAGTAACATGGAAAGGATTAGATTGTCCGCCCTTATGGGTGACGATGAACTAAACTTCCCGATGTCTTCAGGTACCACCAATGCCTGGGGTGCACGTGAATCCTGGATGAAAGAATCACCCCTTAAGGAAGATTCTGACTGGGGACCCAGAGAATATAGGGGTCCCATCTGGGAAATCGTTACAGGACTGTCCCTTGCCCTTGCAGGCAATGACATGTTCATGATGATGCATCCAACATCCGTACAGGTGCTCAAGGAGATTACACAGACCCTGTATGGCAATATTGAAGCAAAGACCCCGGACATCACCAACTGGATCACTGCGGAGGTATAA
- a CDS encoding ATP-binding protein yields MTKIIAITGKGGTGKTAITTLLMRQLTKSEKVVLAIDADPDTNLPETLGCEADRTIGDIKEYMMNERDNMPPDINKESIFESKIYETLNELPDYDLLVMGRPEGSGCYCYVNNLLRGIMDRLTENYDVVIMDMEAGLEHFSRKTIRNIDDLLVVTDGSRRGMRTAERISELVHELETDVRNIHVVANKVTEENKEQIQKTANELGLKLIGLVPTDEKIAERDLAGEALYDLPEDSKAVIEVERIAAKLGLQ; encoded by the coding sequence GTGACAAAAATCATTGCGATTACAGGTAAAGGCGGCACCGGGAAGACGGCCATAACGACTCTTCTAATGCGCCAACTGACAAAAAGTGAAAAGGTTGTCCTGGCAATAGATGCTGATCCGGATACCAACCTCCCGGAAACCCTGGGATGTGAGGCAGACCGTACCATAGGTGACATCAAGGAATACATGATGAATGAACGGGACAACATGCCACCCGATATCAACAAGGAATCGATATTCGAATCCAAGATATACGAGACACTCAACGAGTTACCTGACTATGACCTGCTGGTTATGGGAAGACCCGAAGGATCAGGTTGTTACTGCTATGTAAACAATCTGCTGCGGGGAATCATGGACCGACTGACCGAAAACTATGATGTGGTTATCATGGACATGGAAGCAGGTCTTGAACATTTCAGCAGGAAGACCATCAGGAATATCGATGATCTTCTGGTGGTCACCGATGGCTCCCGCAGAGGAATGAGGACTGCCGAAAGAATCAGTGAACTTGTGCATGAGCTGGAAACGGATGTGCGCAATATCCATGTGGTCGCAAATAAAGTCACAGAAGAAAATAAGGAACAGATCCAGAAAACTGCGAATGAACTTGGCCTGAAATTAATAGGCCTTGTTCCAACGGATGAAAAGATTGCAGAGAGAGATCTCGCAGGGGAAGCTCTCTATGATCTTCCAGAAGATTCGAAAGCCGTTATCGAAGTTGAAAGAATCGCAGCAAAACTTGGATTGCAATAA